GTCGTTTTAACTACCTATTAATTACCCAGTAAAATGGTAACCTCCCACTACTCCACTACTTGTCTATATGGCGGTTGCAGCTCTCCTATAAATACCTTCCCtctgttttccataaaaacacATTCACAGAAAACGATTCTCTTTATTCTCTCTAAAATAAACTCTTTCTGGGCAAGtattctggtctccaatcggggcttgtgagtgcacacaaaccttggtgtcgtgttaaccctggagggcaaccgcaagcgttctactgcaccggggtagcgcggaattgtcttttagagcagtggttcgGCCACGGCGCGACAATCGTTCCAAATCGGTTACCTCGTTCATCACGATATTGAGAtaagtttattctaattatattattgttgcaacattattattttatgGCATTAAATAGCAAGAATAACAACTACGGAAAAATCATGGAGTCCAACACAAATATTTTGGGGAAATCCATGGAGGAGATTTGGGATCATATTAATCCACTCTCCAACACCCAAATCCACCACGTCCAGCCGCCAACACCAAGCCCCCCTTTCAATGGTTTCTTCTTCCAAGACTTTTCTGTtctaccaccaccaccaccaccaccaccaccgacgCACCCTCAACCTCCGCAAATCAGACCCGTTGCCGCTGTAGATCGAAAGACCAAACGTTTGATTAACTGCAGGGAAAGTGCGAATCGTTCTAGGGCTCGAAAAAAGGCGTACATTGAAGAGTTAGAGTTAATAGTTGAGGATTTAAAAGCTAAGAATAAACGTTTGAAAGATGACAATGAAAACAGGAAGAAGCCACACCTACAGGTAATGAAGAATGTTATTAGCACATTTTTTTTTACAGGCgaaaaataatacggagtaatattattaataattaataattaataattaataattaataattagtcaTATGTCATCTACTAACTCCATAAATTATTAGGTACACCCGGTTGTACTAACTCAGTAACTCAGCTTCATAAGAGTATTTTCAATCGTAAGCTAAATGTTAGATTAGTTTGTCATGCTACATAATATTTAAGCTATTATTTTATCTAACTAGTTAGTACCCCAATAGTTAGCGACGTACTAGCTTGATATTTGATTTAGTCATATTTATCAactaatattttaaatttaatattatttaatatttgatTCATTGGCTTCCAAGCTAATTTTTTTGGCCAaactaatttattatttcaactccaatggtcaagctaCAATTGAAAATactcaatttttaaatttgcttgaaatttttaaaaattataagcAAGTCCATAGCTACAACTATTGAAGTTGCTCTTGATGTTTACATTTGCCTTTTGCataa
This genomic stretch from Spinacia oleracea cultivar Varoflay chromosome 3, BTI_SOV_V1, whole genome shotgun sequence harbors:
- the LOC110803594 gene encoding bZIP transcription factor 27, translating into MEEIWDHINPLSNTQIHHVQPPTPSPPFNGFFFQDFSVLPPPPPPPPPTHPQPPQIRPVAAVDRKTKRLINCRESANRSRARKKAYIEELELIVEDLKAKNKRLKDDNENRKKPHLQAHCTPLLFFSVR